A genomic segment from Amycolatopsis camponoti encodes:
- a CDS encoding beta-1,3-glucanase family protein, translated as MPSNVLPRRRRRGPGIRLATLAAALAVAVLGLAAPSASAADPLISQGKPATASSVENAGTPASAAVDGNTATRWSSQFSDPQWIQIDLGGAATVSQVVLRWEAAYATAYQIQLSANGSTWSTVYQTTTGTGGTQTLNVTGSGRYVRLSTTARATPYGVSLWEFQVFGTGGGTTQPGAGTPPDSFWGDTASIPAARNVLTVKVLNRTNGKYPDSQVYWNFGGQTHSIAEQPYIDMPANSAGRMYFYLGTPNGQYADFIEFTVGPDVFNGNTTRVDAFALKLAMRLHAHDGYDVQVGDDYGTFQEDRSATFAKFQAEVPTEFKGLATVNAPYRIPAPGSAPDFRAGGRYANYFTAYAQSVGVNEPTSNITGCAGSLAGNPNMCAALNRHTAQLPASQQQDPANYYQAAPANYYAKFWHDHGINHLAYGFPYDDVAAQSSFVSHGDPQWLVVAVGW; from the coding sequence ATGCCCTCGAACGTCCTGCCGCGGCGCCGTCGCCGCGGCCCCGGTATCCGCTTGGCGACGCTGGCGGCGGCCCTCGCCGTCGCCGTCCTCGGTCTCGCCGCCCCGTCGGCGTCCGCTGCGGACCCCTTGATCTCCCAAGGCAAACCCGCCACGGCGTCGTCGGTGGAGAACGCCGGCACCCCCGCGTCCGCCGCGGTGGACGGCAACACCGCCACCCGCTGGTCGTCGCAGTTCAGCGATCCACAGTGGATCCAGATCGACCTCGGCGGCGCGGCGACCGTCAGCCAGGTCGTGCTGCGCTGGGAGGCCGCCTATGCGACGGCGTACCAGATTCAGTTGTCCGCCAACGGTTCCACGTGGTCCACTGTGTACCAGACGACCACCGGCACGGGCGGGACGCAGACGCTGAACGTGACCGGGTCCGGGCGGTACGTGCGCCTGTCGACGACCGCGCGAGCCACCCCGTACGGCGTCTCCCTGTGGGAGTTCCAGGTGTTCGGCACCGGCGGCGGGACGACGCAACCCGGCGCGGGCACCCCGCCCGACTCGTTCTGGGGCGACACCGCGAGTATCCCGGCCGCGCGCAACGTGCTCACCGTGAAGGTGCTCAACCGGACCAACGGCAAGTACCCGGACAGTCAGGTGTACTGGAACTTCGGCGGCCAGACCCACTCGATCGCCGAGCAGCCCTACATCGACATGCCGGCCAACTCCGCCGGGCGGATGTACTTTTACCTCGGCACCCCGAACGGCCAGTACGCCGACTTCATCGAGTTCACCGTCGGGCCGGACGTCTTCAACGGCAACACCACCCGGGTGGACGCGTTCGCGCTGAAGCTGGCCATGCGGCTGCACGCGCACGACGGCTACGACGTCCAGGTGGGTGACGACTACGGGACCTTCCAGGAGGACCGGTCGGCCACCTTCGCCAAGTTCCAGGCCGAGGTGCCCACGGAGTTCAAGGGGCTGGCGACGGTGAACGCGCCGTACCGGATCCCGGCCCCGGGCAGCGCCCCGGACTTCCGCGCGGGCGGCCGGTACGCGAACTACTTCACCGCGTACGCGCAGTCGGTGGGCGTCAACGAGCCGACGTCGAACATCACCGGGTGCGCCGGCTCGCTGGCCGGCAACCCGAACATGTGCGCGGCGCTGAACCGGCACACGGCGCAGCTCCCGGCGTCGCAGCAGCAGGACCCGGCGAACTACTACCAGGCCGCGCCGGCGAACTACTACGCGAAGTTCTGGCACGACCACGGCATCAACCACCTGGCGTACGGCTTCCCGTACGACGACGTGGCGGCCCAGTCGTCGTTCGTCTCCCACGGGGACCCGCAGTGGCTGGTGGTCGCGGTCGGCTGGTGA
- a CDS encoding phosphotransferase has protein sequence MAVPLKVRAPQPATPVVSAAPGPRAAAPGPAASKPVAGNAAVAAEMSGTRPGWSGRLLAGQNLVGNQAVAAAAKAGPTGRTPRPPAKPAPPLPKDPKTTEDRAKAAAAPSAGVAGRPVDGVRLDGPLRLALPSFARRFDAPAALPPVRAPGAGDRDALASASRAFARLVDRARRAHEAQRSLLERLGRAAVDRHDRVDGRARSRVAAAEHELDDLRLDSLGTVDAAYEEGTVGLDLAVRRGRRQVASASASALRRVRANADTAGEQVTAIVNDLAVGYTDLLEQSAVAITTASGQAIAAVQAYGASAAKLFPGGATPMVEAENEARRQAVPSVADAAVKTLADASKTQSDAYRAQIQPVRDKFNESELAKALETRKTEIDTKGRAAVRKATSTAYGALGKQATSGHEALRRMAGEARESIAVRHKAARDRLVDDANALLHGSHAQAGAELTGLGTAATTGLAAFGQVTTSVRDGLEPAAENGAESLRRTTEKAVGDTGPKVDQLGVAQQRLVTRADASTGAVVNEVERTATTASGRARAELAAALRGTGKAAAQGIAGFVGGHDASFAATARGIRQVADAWAMPLKQVFGTAVRKTKAAMTAPFTEWKTATDAGRDKYIREIFTPFLDPGKRLAGEIDAAAVGVASDLEKREFALVDAFGGWGTDEAKVSRSLRGLTPAQARALRWLYESAHGTLDAALTDELSGDELESARAYLRGDQAAGAAAELRASTHWYNDDEARIEELMRNLKPEELEKLKGSREGAEALAEVRDSLGGTDLKVFDALAAGNQNLADAFRMKDRIDDARRAGDLDAIHDTLIEYGKAPAERGRAQATADERRVAVQQELAGIIGGTTGVSPQQAAAAVEKYTLAPIEVTVTDAEGGSTVETREITGANRDLAVALIRGGENTVAARAARLGVETQRPGGPNLLKLDAALVDPRLKPGAKVPEQDRKAALDERDEVFRKYAADYGGGAQAGTPASAKTYLEGQLKTAYGDDKDAGELAVRLAHEDYPTPKTAALALEYASKGAGTDEELMFRFVERMDRDEIAAMRVEYQGLTGTALDDDLGTFGGQGWFTELSGDERLRMERALLGVPRNDRERAEVAAFTMQQQRDETGWLGSWLAGDSMADRDLASAQSRLTTSLGGATVRVDDKGDPVWTDAAGRPIAAGGGLFDKDGKYTGADPREFASAVRVSKLAAGNYAAAIDRYASVLTTAVMVIGAIAAAVATVATGGAASPLLIAAIAGLTGLGSMAVHSAVSGGRYGWEQAAVDLGMTAVQALTAGVGQHLSIVARGGAQSLAAGMTTLRSAEGLAPTMGGITGSTLGDLLVIGGATGGLGGFGGALLDEATWRKGLGEGFAALLEATLTGALAGMASTVTSQAFESLPAGRGTTLGEALGGSLAARTALRGTSSFLGGATGKGVELGIGAATGKLPGDAGDILQEMGKAGLESAVQESAAGPLEKPARLRGPAESVEVARRAARSTRTDTGDVAPGAVANLLRKLPGLPDDSPASIRALVATVFDGDVVLEPVGGYDGRARTTRPVYRVTVDGEPAGYVKIVPDGAEFARELSAADRLGQAELNGFGVPDVLAVASVPGPEGTRRGALFSAAAPGVSVDALLRRVPLAWDRDRAMDDLRRAVTGVAEGMAELHRGGERQASPAYLAPHAATIREHLAELAARRPLLDELGIDLDRIQAALDTTLARAMADPGPAGLAHGDAHLGNFLWDADAGVSMIDAPTLHQSMNAAGDAIGTPARDVSLFTQRIGHFGYESGLSPAEITQLRQDFADAYVRGGGPDVPVPVRAMFDARAAAHRLARAMTRLEERPDPRRAPDVGAATAALQDALGLDSTTANRLAERFAGQLPGTPDYRRAWTAIDNVRSYLQTTADPEVRARFEAQYGGKIRELQSDQAKKFKALWDDLFPHQRDEFTLSPEKSRQAEEVVRALAADARGLMDRLAEFAVTTGDPALARDTVGRTADLKGTAAWEASFRATQTKIDDVVAGFTYHGQEIGYIGSMKSGLRGPHKGKTRFDPYDFDVDLYVVVDRETFAEFAAEYPDLLDTEGTKIMPDGGEPEDLVRLGRRIGAALKEKFPHVKGIEDSTIALRAEQPW, from the coding sequence CCGGTCGTGTCCGCGGCGCCGGGCCCGCGCGCGGCGGCTCCGGGGCCCGCCGCTTCGAAGCCGGTGGCCGGCAACGCCGCGGTAGCCGCCGAAATGAGCGGGACGCGGCCCGGGTGGTCCGGGCGGTTGCTCGCCGGGCAGAACCTCGTCGGCAACCAGGCCGTCGCGGCCGCGGCCAAGGCGGGGCCCACCGGCCGCACGCCGCGGCCGCCGGCCAAGCCGGCGCCACCTCTCCCGAAGGACCCGAAGACCACCGAGGACCGTGCGAAGGCCGCCGCGGCACCGTCGGCGGGGGTGGCCGGCCGCCCGGTCGACGGCGTGCGCCTGGACGGGCCGCTGAGGCTGGCGCTGCCGTCCTTCGCGCGCCGGTTCGACGCGCCGGCCGCGCTGCCGCCGGTCCGCGCTCCCGGCGCCGGTGACCGGGACGCGCTCGCCTCGGCTTCGCGGGCGTTCGCCCGGCTGGTGGACCGGGCCCGGCGTGCCCACGAGGCTCAACGGTCGCTGCTGGAGCGGCTCGGCCGGGCCGCCGTGGACCGCCATGACCGGGTGGACGGCCGGGCCCGGTCCCGGGTCGCGGCGGCCGAGCACGAGCTGGACGACCTGCGTCTGGACTCGCTGGGCACCGTCGACGCCGCGTACGAGGAGGGCACCGTCGGGCTCGACCTCGCCGTGCGGCGGGGCCGCCGGCAGGTGGCCTCCGCCTCCGCGAGCGCGCTGCGCCGGGTGCGGGCCAACGCCGATACCGCGGGCGAACAGGTCACTGCGATCGTCAACGACCTGGCGGTGGGCTACACCGACCTTCTCGAGCAGAGCGCGGTCGCGATCACCACCGCGAGTGGACAGGCGATCGCGGCGGTCCAGGCCTACGGCGCGTCCGCCGCGAAGCTCTTCCCGGGCGGGGCGACGCCGATGGTGGAAGCGGAAAACGAGGCACGGCGCCAGGCCGTTCCGAGCGTGGCCGACGCGGCCGTGAAAACGCTCGCAGACGCGTCGAAGACGCAGTCGGACGCGTACCGCGCCCAGATCCAGCCGGTGCGCGACAAGTTCAACGAGAGCGAGCTGGCCAAAGCGCTGGAGACCCGCAAGACCGAGATCGACACGAAGGGCCGCGCCGCGGTGCGGAAGGCCACCAGCACGGCCTACGGCGCACTCGGCAAGCAGGCCACGAGCGGCCACGAAGCGCTGCGCCGGATGGCCGGCGAGGCCCGCGAGTCGATCGCCGTGCGGCACAAGGCGGCCCGGGACCGCCTGGTCGACGACGCCAACGCGCTGCTGCACGGCTCGCACGCGCAGGCCGGCGCGGAGCTGACCGGGCTCGGGACGGCCGCGACGACCGGGCTGGCCGCGTTCGGCCAGGTGACCACGTCGGTGCGCGACGGGCTGGAGCCGGCGGCGGAGAACGGCGCGGAAAGCCTGCGCCGGACGACGGAAAAGGCCGTCGGCGACACCGGGCCGAAGGTGGACCAGCTCGGCGTCGCGCAGCAGCGCCTGGTGACTCGCGCCGACGCGTCGACCGGCGCGGTGGTGAACGAGGTCGAGCGGACCGCGACGACGGCCTCCGGGCGGGCGCGGGCGGAATTGGCGGCCGCGCTGCGCGGGACGGGAAAGGCGGCCGCGCAAGGGATCGCCGGCTTCGTGGGCGGGCACGACGCGTCCTTCGCGGCCACGGCCCGCGGCATCCGCCAGGTCGCGGACGCGTGGGCCATGCCGCTGAAGCAGGTGTTCGGCACGGCGGTCCGCAAGACGAAGGCGGCGATGACCGCGCCGTTCACCGAGTGGAAAACGGCGACGGACGCCGGGCGGGACAAGTACATCCGCGAGATCTTCACGCCGTTCCTCGACCCGGGCAAGCGGCTGGCCGGCGAGATCGACGCGGCCGCCGTCGGGGTGGCGTCGGACCTGGAGAAGCGCGAGTTCGCCCTGGTGGACGCGTTCGGTGGCTGGGGCACCGACGAGGCGAAGGTGTCGAGGTCCCTGCGCGGCCTGACCCCGGCACAGGCTCGCGCGCTGCGCTGGCTGTACGAATCCGCGCACGGCACGCTCGACGCGGCGCTGACCGACGAGCTCAGCGGCGACGAGCTCGAATCCGCGCGGGCCTACCTTCGGGGTGACCAGGCCGCGGGCGCCGCGGCCGAGCTGCGGGCGTCCACCCACTGGTACAACGACGACGAGGCGCGCATCGAGGAGCTGATGCGCAACCTCAAGCCCGAAGAGCTCGAGAAGCTCAAGGGCAGCAGGGAAGGCGCGGAAGCGCTCGCCGAGGTGCGCGACAGCCTCGGCGGCACCGACCTGAAGGTGTTCGACGCGCTCGCGGCCGGCAACCAGAACCTCGCGGACGCGTTCCGGATGAAGGACCGGATCGACGACGCCCGCCGCGCCGGCGACCTCGACGCGATCCACGACACCCTCATCGAATACGGCAAGGCGCCGGCCGAGCGCGGCCGCGCCCAGGCCACGGCGGACGAGCGCCGGGTGGCGGTGCAGCAGGAGCTCGCGGGGATCATCGGCGGCACGACCGGGGTTTCGCCGCAGCAGGCCGCCGCCGCGGTCGAGAAGTACACGCTCGCGCCGATCGAGGTGACCGTCACCGACGCCGAGGGCGGCTCGACGGTCGAGACGCGGGAGATCACCGGCGCGAACCGGGACCTCGCCGTCGCGCTCATCCGCGGCGGCGAGAACACCGTCGCGGCGCGCGCGGCCCGGCTCGGCGTCGAGACGCAGCGGCCCGGCGGCCCGAACCTGCTCAAGCTGGACGCCGCGCTCGTCGACCCGCGGCTCAAGCCCGGCGCGAAAGTACCGGAGCAGGACCGGAAAGCCGCGCTGGACGAGCGTGACGAGGTTTTCCGGAAGTACGCCGCCGACTACGGCGGCGGCGCCCAGGCCGGGACGCCCGCGTCCGCGAAGACCTACCTGGAAGGACAGCTCAAAACCGCGTACGGCGACGACAAGGACGCCGGTGAGCTCGCCGTCCGCCTCGCGCACGAGGACTACCCGACCCCGAAGACGGCCGCGCTCGCCCTCGAGTACGCCTCGAAGGGCGCCGGCACCGACGAAGAGCTGATGTTCCGCTTCGTCGAGCGGATGGACCGCGACGAGATCGCCGCGATGCGCGTCGAATACCAGGGTCTCACCGGTACCGCGCTCGACGACGACCTCGGCACCTTCGGCGGACAGGGCTGGTTCACCGAGCTTTCCGGCGACGAGCGGCTGCGGATGGAACGGGCGCTGCTCGGCGTGCCCCGCAACGACCGGGAACGCGCCGAGGTCGCCGCGTTCACCATGCAGCAGCAGCGGGACGAAACCGGCTGGCTCGGTTCTTGGCTGGCCGGCGACAGCATGGCGGACCGGGATCTGGCGTCGGCGCAGTCCCGGCTCACCACTTCGCTGGGCGGCGCGACCGTGCGGGTCGACGACAAGGGCGACCCCGTCTGGACCGACGCGGCGGGCCGCCCGATCGCCGCGGGTGGCGGCTTGTTCGACAAGGACGGCAAGTACACCGGCGCGGATCCGCGGGAGTTCGCCTCCGCCGTGCGGGTCAGCAAGCTGGCGGCCGGGAACTACGCCGCCGCGATCGACCGCTACGCGTCGGTGCTGACCACCGCGGTCATGGTGATCGGCGCGATCGCCGCCGCCGTGGCGACGGTGGCCACCGGCGGCGCGGCCAGCCCGCTGCTGATCGCCGCCATCGCCGGGCTGACCGGCCTCGGCTCGATGGCCGTGCACAGCGCGGTCAGCGGCGGCCGGTACGGCTGGGAGCAGGCCGCGGTCGACCTCGGCATGACGGCGGTGCAGGCACTCACCGCCGGCGTCGGCCAGCACCTGTCGATCGTGGCGCGCGGCGGCGCCCAGAGCCTGGCCGCCGGGATGACGACGCTGCGGTCGGCCGAGGGCCTGGCCCCGACCATGGGCGGCATCACCGGCAGCACGCTGGGCGACCTGCTGGTCATCGGCGGAGCCACCGGCGGCCTGGGCGGCTTCGGTGGCGCGCTGCTGGACGAAGCCACCTGGCGCAAGGGGCTCGGCGAAGGCTTCGCGGCCCTGTTGGAGGCGACGCTGACGGGTGCGCTCGCGGGCATGGCGAGCACGGTGACCTCTCAGGCCTTCGAGTCCCTGCCGGCCGGCCGCGGCACCACCCTCGGCGAAGCGCTCGGCGGCTCACTGGCGGCCCGCACGGCGTTGCGCGGAACATCGTCGTTCCTCGGCGGCGCGACGGGCAAGGGCGTGGAGCTGGGCATCGGCGCGGCAACGGGCAAGCTCCCGGGCGACGCCGGCGACATCCTGCAGGAGATGGGCAAGGCCGGGCTGGAGTCGGCGGTGCAGGAGAGCGCGGCCGGGCCGCTCGAAAAACCGGCCAGGCTTCGCGGACCGGCGGAGTCGGTCGAGGTGGCCCGCCGGGCGGCGAGGTCGACGCGGACCGACACCGGCGACGTCGCCCCGGGTGCGGTCGCGAACCTGCTCAGGAAGCTGCCCGGCCTGCCGGACGATTCGCCGGCCTCGATCCGCGCGCTGGTCGCGACAGTGTTCGACGGCGACGTCGTGCTGGAGCCGGTCGGCGGTTACGACGGCCGGGCCCGGACCACGCGTCCGGTGTACCGGGTGACGGTGGACGGCGAGCCGGCCGGCTACGTCAAGATCGTGCCGGACGGCGCCGAGTTCGCCCGCGAGCTGTCGGCCGCGGACCGGCTCGGCCAGGCCGAGCTCAACGGGTTCGGCGTGCCGGACGTCCTCGCCGTCGCCTCGGTGCCCGGCCCGGAGGGCACCCGCCGCGGCGCGCTGTTCTCCGCGGCGGCCCCCGGCGTTTCGGTGGACGCCCTGCTCCGCCGAGTACCGCTGGCTTGGGACCGCGACCGGGCGATGGACGACCTGCGCCGGGCGGTCACCGGCGTCGCCGAGGGCATGGCCGAACTGCACCGCGGCGGCGAACGGCAGGCGTCCCCGGCCTACCTCGCCCCGCACGCCGCCACGATCCGCGAACACCTCGCCGAGCTGGCCGCCCGCCGCCCGCTCCTCGACGAGCTCGGCATCGATCTCGACCGGATCCAGGCCGCGCTGGACACCACCTTGGCGCGGGCCATGGCCGACCCCGGCCCGGCCGGCCTGGCGCACGGCGACGCCCACCTGGGCAACTTCCTCTGGGACGCCGACGCCGGGGTGTCGATGATCGACGCCCCGACCCTGCACCAGTCGATGAACGCCGCCGGCGACGCCATCGGTACGCCGGCCCGGGACGTCTCCCTGTTCACCCAGCGCATCGGCCACTTCGGGTACGAGTCCGGGCTGTCCCCGGCGGAGATCACCCAGCTCCGCCAGGACTTCGCCGACGCTTACGTGCGCGGCGGCGGCCCGGACGTGCCCGTGCCGGTACGGGCGATGTTCGACGCCCGCGCGGCGGCGCACCGGCTGGCCCGGGCCATGACCCGCTTGGAGGAACGGCCCGATCCCCGCCGGGCGCCCGACGTCGGCGCCGCCACCGCCGCCCTGCAGGACGCCCTGGGTCTCGACTCCACCACGGCGAACCGGCTCGCCGAACGCTTCGCCGGCCAGTTACCCGGGACCCCCGACTACCGCCGTGCCTGGACCGCGATCGACAACGTCCGCAGCTACCTGCAGACCACTGCCGACCCCGAGGTCCGGGCCCGCTTCGAAGCCCAGTACGGCGGCAAGATCCGCGAACTCCAGTCGGACCAGGCCAAGAAGTTCAAGGCACTGTGGGACGACCTCTTCCCCCATCAGCGGGACGAGTTCACGCTTTCCCCCGAGAAGAGCCGCCAGGCCGAAGAGGTGGTCCGAGCCCTGGCGGCGGACGCTCGTGGGCTCATGGACCGGCTGGCGGAGTTCGCGGTGACGACCGGGGATCCGGCGCTGGCCAGGGACACCGTGGGACGGACCGCGGACCTGAAGGGCACCGCGGCCTGGGAAGCGTCGTTCCGGGCGACCCAGACCAAGATCGACGACGTCGTCGCCGGTTTCACCTACCACGGCCAGGAGATCGGGTACATCGGCAGCATGAAGTCCGGCCTGCGCGGTCCGCACAAAGGGAAGACCCGCTTCGACCCGTACGACTTCGACGTCGACCTCTACGTGGTGGTCGACCGGGAGACCTTCGCCGAGTTCGCCGCCGAGTACCCGGACTTGCTGGACACCGAGGGCACGAAGATCATGCCCGATGGCGGGGAACCGGAAGACCTCGTCCGGCTCGGCAGGCGGATAGGCGCGGCGCTCAAGGAGAAATTCCCGCACGTCAAGGGAATCGAGGATTCCACGATCGCGCTCCGCGCGGAACAGCCCTGGTAA
- a CDS encoding TetR/AcrR family transcriptional regulator codes for MTKRRTDGLSKELIVKAAKKLLDDGGEAALTFRALTTHLATGYGAIYHHVANKSDLLAAATDDVIADVMTGAVVDAEPREALRTVALGLFDAIDAHPWVGAQLSREPWRPALLEVYERIGGLLDALGVPGQALFDAAGALVNYVLGVAGQNAANARLLTSGEEDRTAFLGKVAAQWADLDPEKYPFVHKASAQLREHDDREQFLAGVDIFLAGIATLR; via the coding sequence ATGACGAAGCGACGCACCGACGGGCTGTCGAAGGAGCTGATCGTCAAGGCCGCGAAGAAGCTCCTCGACGACGGCGGCGAGGCCGCGCTCACCTTCCGGGCGCTCACCACCCACCTGGCCACCGGCTACGGCGCGATCTACCACCACGTCGCGAACAAGAGCGACCTGCTCGCCGCGGCCACCGACGACGTCATCGCGGACGTCATGACCGGCGCGGTCGTCGACGCGGAGCCGCGGGAAGCGCTGCGCACCGTCGCGCTGGGCCTGTTCGACGCGATCGACGCCCACCCCTGGGTCGGCGCGCAGCTCTCGCGGGAGCCGTGGCGCCCCGCGCTCCTGGAGGTCTACGAGCGCATCGGCGGGCTCCTCGACGCACTCGGCGTCCCCGGGCAAGCGCTCTTCGACGCCGCGGGCGCGCTGGTGAACTACGTCCTGGGCGTCGCCGGGCAGAACGCCGCGAACGCCCGGCTCCTCACCTCCGGCGAGGAGGACCGCACGGCTTTCCTGGGCAAGGTCGCCGCGCAGTGGGCGGACCTCGATCCGGAGAAGTACCCGTTCGTGCACAAGGCGTCGGCGCAGCTGCGCGAGCACGACGACCGCGAACAGTTCCTCGCCGGCGTCGACATCTTCCTGGCCGGGATCGCCACCCTCCGGTAG